Proteins encoded within one genomic window of Granulicella pectinivorans:
- a CDS encoding sugar phosphate isomerase/epimerase family protein has translation MQRRAFITTAFEAGMASSMRSAWPLGHAWMGAPPTALKPMELGLLIKPARGIEETLARVRKLGFTNCFLSLDDFLGKYNSALAQKMQDALDRNSLVATTAEVVGPGPLKWNFTQGPATIGVVPRATRAARMDALKQTSDFAKMLGIGRVQTHCGFIPEDPADPLYDETVVTIRDLAKHCAGNGQDFLMETGQETPTTMLRMIKDVDHPHLGVGLDTANLIMYGKANPVDALELIGPYVKAMHAKDGRWPTDPSKLGEEVVIGKGLVDFKQVLGKLKHLGYQGAVTIERETSGPQQMEDVKQEKLYLERILAEI, from the coding sequence ATGCAACGTCGAGCCTTTATCACCACAGCGTTTGAAGCCGGGATGGCCTCTTCGATGCGGAGTGCATGGCCCTTGGGCCACGCGTGGATGGGAGCGCCGCCGACAGCTTTGAAGCCGATGGAGCTAGGCCTCCTCATCAAACCGGCACGCGGCATCGAGGAGACGCTTGCTCGGGTGCGGAAGCTTGGGTTTACGAACTGCTTCCTCTCGCTCGATGACTTTCTCGGCAAATACAACAGCGCGCTCGCTCAGAAGATGCAGGACGCCCTGGACAGGAACAGCCTGGTAGCGACGACCGCTGAGGTGGTCGGTCCCGGTCCGCTGAAGTGGAATTTCACACAGGGTCCAGCAACGATCGGGGTGGTGCCACGCGCGACTCGTGCCGCACGCATGGACGCACTCAAACAGACCTCCGACTTCGCGAAGATGCTCGGCATTGGCCGCGTGCAGACGCACTGCGGGTTTATCCCGGAGGATCCGGCAGATCCGCTCTACGACGAGACCGTAGTAACGATTCGCGATCTCGCAAAGCACTGCGCGGGGAACGGGCAGGACTTCCTCATGGAGACAGGGCAGGAGACGCCCACGACGATGCTGCGCATGATCAAGGATGTTGACCACCCGCACCTTGGCGTGGGATTGGATACTGCGAACCTGATCATGTACGGTAAGGCCAACCCCGTCGATGCCTTGGAACTGATTGGCCCCTATGTGAAAGCCATGCACGCCAAGGATGGCCGCTGGCCGACGGACCCGTCAAAGCTCGGCGAAGAGGTTGTAATCGGCAAGGGACTGGTTGACTTCAAGCAGGTGCTGGGCAAACTCAAGCATTTGGGATATCAGGGTGCGGTCACGATCGAGCGCGAGACATCCGGACCGCAGCAGATGGAGGACGTGAAGCAGGAGAAGCTTTACCTCGAACGCATTCTGGCGGAGATCTAG
- a CDS encoding tetratricopeptide repeat protein has translation MIGIALENGGPASKLDMGILLNRIATQIDTSASTLRAAKRKLLLRDGLIFVSLTLISLVLYGITLLLFRSFELHRDNLAVFWSDRGRDEMQHGHAEQGAVSLRNALSYDPDNREYELLLAQALRDAGQTEQAKNYFLNLWESRPGDGFINLQLARLARAKGTTSDAVNYYRASIFGDWRGDAPVRRRSIRLELADYLMSLDQMEAARAELLIAAGNAPNDAQINLTFGEKFAALGDVSDALASYKKALGEDPHNQSALQAIGRLSFHAGDYEAAHTYLEVALRQGIKDQSQREQMLAMATDAQRLVQLSFSRRLPARQRADHLLLGRGIAESRFNACSSQLGATAPLSAAMQDLKSRWKTADSIVRRTVQQNADAQDTLADLISDTEVTTSKECGQPAGDDALLLMLASH, from the coding sequence GTGATCGGCATCGCCTTGGAGAATGGGGGGCCAGCAAGTAAATTAGACATGGGAATCCTATTGAATCGTATTGCGACTCAAATCGACACCTCCGCCTCGACGCTCCGTGCAGCCAAGAGGAAATTGTTGCTGCGAGATGGCTTGATCTTCGTCAGCCTTACTCTGATCTCGCTTGTTTTGTATGGCATAACTCTCCTCCTCTTCCGCTCGTTTGAGCTTCATCGGGATAATCTTGCGGTCTTCTGGTCGGATCGCGGCCGGGACGAGATGCAACATGGGCATGCGGAGCAGGGCGCGGTGTCGTTACGCAACGCGCTCTCGTATGACCCTGACAATCGAGAGTATGAACTTCTACTGGCGCAGGCTTTGCGTGATGCCGGACAAACAGAGCAGGCGAAGAACTACTTCCTCAACCTCTGGGAGTCGCGGCCGGGCGACGGTTTTATCAATCTTCAGTTAGCCCGTCTGGCGAGAGCGAAGGGAACCACGTCGGACGCCGTGAACTACTACCGCGCGTCCATCTTTGGAGATTGGCGTGGGGATGCACCCGTGCGCCGGCGAAGCATCCGCCTGGAGCTGGCAGACTACCTAATGTCCCTCGATCAAATGGAAGCGGCGCGCGCGGAACTCCTGATTGCGGCAGGGAACGCGCCCAATGACGCACAGATCAATTTGACCTTTGGTGAGAAATTTGCCGCGCTCGGTGATGTTTCCGACGCGTTAGCTTCCTACAAGAAAGCCCTCGGGGAAGATCCTCATAACCAATCGGCGCTCCAAGCTATCGGTCGCCTGTCGTTTCATGCGGGTGACTACGAAGCCGCGCACACGTATCTTGAAGTTGCCCTGCGGCAAGGGATAAAGGATCAGAGCCAGAGAGAGCAGATGTTAGCAATGGCCACGGATGCCCAGCGGCTGGTTCAACTTTCTTTCTCTCGACGTCTTCCTGCGCGTCAGCGCGCGGATCACCTACTGCTTGGGAGGGGAATTGCGGAGTCTCGCTTCAATGCCTGTTCCAGCCAGTTGGGAGCCACGGCTCCGCTGTCGGCAGCCATGCAGGATCTGAAATCACGCTGGAAGACCGCTGACTCGATCGTTCGCCGCACCGTGCAGCAAAATGCCGACGCGCAGGATACGTTGGCGGATCTTATCAGTGACACGGAAGTGACCACGTCCAAGGAATGCGGACAGCCCGCCGGTGACGATGCACTCCTTCTCATGCTTGCAAGCCACTAA
- a CDS encoding DHA2 family efflux MFS transporter permease subunit — translation MTATLTERSIAQAESSLAASSPKFDNERLPEAKLYNPWIIALVVTLGTFMEVLDSSIANVALPHIAGSLSASLDEGAWVLTSYLVANAVVLPISAWISSVMGRKNFYLTSVFLFTVFSAACGLAPSLGILILFRVLQGVAGGGLQPSVQAILADSFNAQKRGMAMALYTVAILCAPVLGPTLGGWITDNYSWRWIFYINIPIGILCVFLTRIVLKDPDHMEQTKARARKLSVDWGGLGFISIGLATLEIVLDKGQELDWFGSPFIVFFAAVAALALTGAVIWELRRENPIVNLRLLKERNFLFCCIIVLGLYAVLYATTYLLPTYMQQMMGYDATTAGFAMSPAGLFTILEVPIVGYVLTKGFDPRKLIVAGMLVIAGGVFWMASLNLGVAERDLVLPRIVQVLGVGLVTVPLSTVVFRFLPKTESSQAAGLYALMRNEGGSLGIAFVSTMLQRKAQVHQQILGDHMVASNPLVQQYIGHMAARAGNLADGTYAAMAQLYGAMQQQANLLAYMDQFRVLTGIMLALVPLVLFLKRPPVQKKIELDAH, via the coding sequence ATGACAGCAACACTCACAGAACGCAGCATTGCCCAGGCCGAATCTTCGCTCGCCGCCTCCTCACCAAAGTTCGACAACGAACGCCTCCCGGAAGCAAAGCTCTACAATCCCTGGATCATTGCGCTCGTGGTGACGCTCGGCACTTTTATGGAGGTACTCGACAGCTCCATTGCGAACGTCGCCCTTCCCCACATCGCCGGGAGCCTATCCGCTTCGCTCGATGAAGGCGCATGGGTCCTCACCAGCTACCTCGTCGCCAATGCTGTCGTCCTCCCCATCAGCGCGTGGATCTCGTCCGTGATGGGCCGGAAGAACTTCTACCTCACGTCGGTCTTTCTCTTCACGGTCTTCTCCGCAGCCTGCGGACTGGCACCCTCACTTGGCATCCTCATTCTCTTTCGCGTGCTGCAAGGGGTCGCAGGCGGTGGCCTCCAACCATCGGTCCAGGCAATCCTGGCCGACAGCTTCAATGCACAAAAGCGTGGCATGGCCATGGCACTCTACACCGTGGCCATCCTCTGCGCCCCGGTCCTCGGACCTACCCTCGGCGGCTGGATCACCGACAACTACTCGTGGCGCTGGATCTTCTACATCAACATCCCTATCGGCATCCTCTGCGTCTTTCTCACGCGCATCGTCCTCAAGGACCCCGACCACATGGAGCAGACCAAGGCTAGGGCGCGCAAACTCTCCGTCGATTGGGGAGGGCTCGGATTCATCTCGATCGGCCTCGCTACCCTTGAGATCGTCCTCGACAAGGGACAGGAACTCGACTGGTTCGGTTCTCCCTTCATCGTCTTCTTTGCCGCCGTCGCCGCTCTGGCACTCACGGGCGCCGTTATCTGGGAGTTGCGCCGCGAGAATCCCATCGTCAATCTGCGCCTACTCAAGGAGCGCAACTTTCTCTTCTGCTGCATCATTGTCCTTGGCCTGTACGCCGTGCTTTATGCAACCACCTACCTGCTGCCCACCTACATGCAGCAGATGATGGGCTATGACGCCACCACGGCTGGTTTTGCGATGTCACCTGCCGGTCTATTCACCATCCTCGAAGTCCCTATCGTAGGCTACGTCCTCACCAAGGGCTTCGACCCGCGCAAACTGATTGTGGCCGGCATGCTGGTCATTGCCGGGGGCGTCTTCTGGATGGCATCGCTCAACCTTGGCGTCGCGGAACGTGACCTCGTCCTCCCCAGAATCGTGCAGGTACTTGGCGTCGGACTCGTCACGGTGCCGCTCAGCACAGTGGTTTTCCGCTTTCTGCCCAAGACAGAGAGCTCCCAGGCAGCAGGTCTTTATGCCCTCATGCGAAACGAAGGCGGAAGTCTGGGCATCGCCTTCGTCAGCACCATGCTGCAGCGCAAGGCCCAGGTTCACCAGCAGATTCTCGGCGACCACATGGTGGCCTCAAACCCTCTGGTCCAGCAGTACATCGGCCATATGGCCGCTCGCGCAGGAAACCTGGCCGACGGCACCTACGCGGCGATGGCGCAACTCTACGGAGCGATGCAACAACAGGCAAATCTGCTTGCGTACATGGATCAGTTCCGGGTTCTCACCGGCATCATGCTGGCTCTGGTTCCGCTGGTGTTGTTTCTCAAACGCCCACCGGTACAGAAGAAAATCGAACTGGACGCACACTAA
- a CDS encoding GMC oxidoreductase yields the protein MSISYDAIVIGTGAGGGTLALHLAQAGKNILILERGSFLPQEKLNWDTQAVFLDNRYHTKEIWQDKDGKDLHPQQAYYVGGQTKVYGAAMFRMRAEDFGVIQHKGGVSPAWPISYAELEPYYTRAEELFHVHGDLGTAPRVPGGFGSSFDPTEPFHSKKYPYPAFANEPRMQVIEDDVRKLGINTFPIPLGLKRNEADPLASQCVRCDTCDGYPCLVHAKSDSDINCIRKILHLPNVTLMTNSRVTRLLTNAEGTAVTGVEVIHAGVGKPYAALSAVGETSAPSASREGKTAIYKAGFFAVCAGAINSAVLLLASANDKHPKGLANRSDQVGRNFMYHQADALLALSTVRNDDAYTKTWGTNDFYLKDTDPAYPFPLGQVQPVGSFHHEMMKGDAPPLTPGFVLEGMKHHAVPWWLTTEDLPSAENRVTLHNATPLSIESNQPGLSGAHPSGDTGSTNETELVNNHSPRRIQLSYTPNNVESFDRLKDRWIDVLKKAGHATTHVPLHAYFKKRIPLEGVGHQNGTCRMGHDATTSVLDVHCKAHDLDNLYVVDASCFVSASAVNPSLTIIANAIRVSDHLLQERLK from the coding sequence ATGTCTATTTCGTATGACGCGATTGTCATTGGTACTGGGGCTGGCGGTGGAACGTTGGCTCTGCACCTGGCCCAGGCCGGGAAAAACATTTTGATTCTTGAGCGTGGTTCCTTCCTACCGCAAGAGAAGTTGAACTGGGATACCCAGGCAGTCTTCCTGGACAATCGCTATCACACCAAAGAGATCTGGCAGGACAAGGACGGTAAAGACCTGCATCCGCAACAGGCTTACTACGTGGGTGGCCAGACAAAGGTCTATGGCGCAGCCATGTTCCGCATGCGTGCGGAGGATTTCGGCGTCATCCAACACAAGGGCGGGGTCTCGCCCGCATGGCCAATCTCCTACGCCGAATTGGAGCCGTACTATACGCGCGCGGAGGAACTTTTTCATGTTCACGGCGATCTCGGCACGGCACCGCGCGTACCCGGCGGCTTTGGCTCCTCGTTCGACCCCACGGAGCCGTTTCATTCGAAGAAGTATCCGTATCCTGCGTTCGCGAATGAGCCACGTATGCAGGTTATCGAGGACGATGTCCGCAAACTCGGTATCAACACCTTCCCGATTCCTCTTGGTCTGAAGCGCAATGAAGCCGACCCTCTTGCTTCCCAATGCGTGCGTTGCGATACCTGCGACGGCTATCCCTGCCTGGTCCATGCGAAGTCGGACTCCGATATCAACTGCATTCGCAAGATTCTGCATCTGCCAAACGTAACTCTCATGACCAATTCGCGCGTTACGCGCCTGTTGACGAACGCCGAAGGGACGGCTGTGACTGGCGTTGAGGTCATCCACGCGGGTGTTGGGAAGCCCTATGCCGCCCTATCTGCTGTAGGCGAGACAAGCGCTCCATCGGCGTCCCGCGAGGGAAAGACTGCGATCTACAAGGCTGGATTCTTTGCGGTCTGCGCAGGAGCGATTAACTCTGCCGTGCTCCTGCTCGCCTCCGCAAACGATAAACACCCGAAGGGACTCGCTAACCGCTCCGATCAGGTTGGTCGCAACTTTATGTATCACCAGGCCGATGCGTTGCTTGCGCTGTCGACGGTGCGCAACGATGACGCGTACACGAAAACATGGGGCACAAACGACTTTTATCTCAAGGATACAGACCCCGCCTACCCCTTTCCTCTCGGACAGGTGCAACCGGTCGGCAGCTTCCACCACGAGATGATGAAGGGCGATGCCCCACCCCTGACTCCTGGCTTTGTGCTGGAAGGAATGAAGCATCATGCCGTACCGTGGTGGCTCACAACGGAAGATCTTCCATCTGCCGAAAACCGTGTCACGCTCCACAACGCGACACCGCTTTCGATCGAGAGCAATCAGCCCGGTCTCTCCGGTGCCCATCCATCGGGAGACACTGGCAGTACGAACGAGACGGAACTCGTCAACAACCACAGCCCCCGTCGTATCCAGTTGTCCTACACACCCAATAATGTGGAGTCGTTCGACCGCCTCAAAGACCGCTGGATCGATGTTCTGAAGAAGGCTGGTCATGCCACAACCCACGTCCCGCTTCACGCCTATTTCAAGAAGCGTATTCCTCTGGAGGGTGTGGGCCACCAGAACGGCACCTGCCGCATGGGGCACGACGCAACGACCAGTGTTCTCGATGTCCACTGCAAAGCGCACGACCTGGACAATCTCTATGTGGTGGATGCGTCGTGCTTCGTTTCAGCAAGTGCAGTGAATCCCTCTCTTACGATCATCGCGAATGCTATCCGTGTCTCCGACCATCTGCTACAGGAACGGTTGAAGTAG
- a CDS encoding ROK family protein, giving the protein MSRSSLAEATGLSRSAITEVTQGLIDLGLLEELPVSYAEQRRGRPSVLLSFASSHGYFLGVSITDRPSAIVLVNLRGEIVGECEIPFQPMPADVAASIRKGLTQLLKMTRVPRERVFGVGIAVTGIVEQETGDCRYSAALNWRDVPIGNMVEKATGVKTYIDNDANMIAIGQKLFGRGRDLKHYSSLILGRNIGCAHFIDNKLYRGHDGSAGEIGHITVDPAGPLCRCGRNGCLDMYAGGAALENSAKALGIETASMRELEVLAASGSSDAYNLLRRGGQALGLTVASLVQINNPETVLFADLEGFGNGLFSTTTRQTIENNILPRFLSTTQIVFQPMDQSFLARGAASMAVQKFLHASG; this is encoded by the coding sequence ATGTCGCGGTCAAGCCTCGCGGAGGCCACCGGCCTTAGCCGCTCCGCCATCACCGAGGTTACCCAGGGTCTCATCGACCTTGGTCTGCTGGAGGAACTTCCGGTTTCCTACGCGGAGCAGCGCCGTGGGCGGCCTTCGGTGCTACTTTCCTTCGCCTCTTCGCACGGCTATTTTCTTGGGGTTAGCATCACCGACCGCCCCTCGGCGATCGTGTTGGTCAACCTTCGTGGCGAGATTGTCGGCGAGTGTGAGATCCCTTTCCAGCCCATGCCGGCAGACGTAGCTGCTTCCATTCGCAAGGGCCTCACGCAGCTCCTTAAGATGACGCGCGTCCCACGGGAGCGCGTTTTTGGTGTGGGGATTGCGGTTACCGGCATCGTCGAGCAGGAGACCGGCGACTGCCGCTACTCGGCTGCACTCAACTGGCGCGATGTTCCCATCGGGAACATGGTGGAGAAGGCCACCGGCGTCAAGACGTACATTGACAACGACGCCAATATGATTGCGATTGGGCAGAAACTCTTTGGGCGCGGTCGCGATCTCAAACACTACTCCAGCCTCATCCTTGGTCGCAACATAGGCTGCGCACACTTCATCGACAACAAACTCTACCGCGGTCACGACGGAAGTGCCGGCGAGATCGGGCATATTACGGTGGACCCTGCCGGCCCGCTCTGCCGCTGCGGACGAAATGGGTGTCTCGATATGTATGCTGGTGGGGCCGCGCTCGAGAACAGCGCAAAGGCTCTTGGAATCGAGACTGCATCCATGCGTGAGCTTGAGGTGCTGGCCGCAAGCGGGAGCAGCGATGCCTATAACCTCCTCCGCCGTGGTGGACAGGCACTGGGCCTCACTGTGGCCAGCCTGGTCCAGATCAACAACCCCGAAACGGTCCTCTTCGCTGATCTCGAGGGGTTCGGCAATGGCCTCTTCAGTACAACTACCCGTCAGACGATCGAGAACAATATTCTGCCGCGCTTTCTTTCTACGACGCAGATTGTGTTTCAGCCTATGGATCAGAGCTTCCTCGCCCGCGGAGCTGCAAGCATGGCTGTGCAGAAGTTCCTTCACGCGTCAGGCTGA
- a CDS encoding chloride channel protein: protein MSIFIGIISGLLVVAFRMAIEWLSVLLQGSAPGPRQLRLIIAPACAGIVIAVLTRYVFPKVRGSGVNQTKAALYIHNGYISFRTMVGKFLLSALAIGSGHSLGPEDPSLQIGAGVASLISRRVGLSREKLRVFAPVGAAAGLAAAFNAPISAILFVIEEVIGQWTAGVLGSIVLSAVSAVVVARQFWGAQPMFRIPSIDVRDPRELLAYAVLGIVGGLASLIFAKALGYLRPALRNQPQWSQMIQPALAGVVVGAIGYFGFPQVMGAGYGAIDLAMHGQFAFKMLLLLALFKIIATTLSFSSGTPGGMFAPTLFVGAMLGASVGQAEHLLFPHLTGSSGSYALVGMGVLFAAFLRAPLTSVFMVLEVSGNYSIILPVILANTIAYLISRSLQPIPIFELFTHQDGLYLPSMEEQREESDLRFEDALQPAAVPILQGSDTMWNVKKVLEQNQEAAAAPAVLIQCSDSTWYAANQKELRDWALEIDEEDKPGAHVLLQERAGTERTPLIFPDQPLSNALPHFRRWPILPVSNRAMRGALEGVLSLDDVLKRYQRSGGH from the coding sequence TTGTCGATCTTCATCGGTATTATTTCGGGTTTGCTCGTAGTTGCGTTTCGCATGGCGATCGAGTGGCTTTCGGTTCTTCTGCAAGGCTCAGCTCCGGGGCCGCGACAACTTCGCCTGATTATCGCTCCTGCGTGTGCTGGCATTGTCATTGCGGTTCTTACCCGCTATGTATTTCCCAAGGTGAGAGGCAGTGGGGTCAATCAGACCAAGGCTGCGCTCTATATCCATAACGGCTACATCTCTTTTCGCACGATGGTGGGCAAGTTTCTTTTGTCCGCCCTTGCCATTGGCAGTGGGCATTCCCTCGGTCCCGAAGATCCGTCACTGCAGATTGGTGCCGGAGTCGCTTCGCTAATCAGCCGCCGAGTCGGACTGTCGCGCGAGAAGCTCAGGGTCTTCGCTCCGGTGGGTGCTGCGGCTGGTCTTGCGGCTGCCTTCAACGCTCCAATCTCCGCGATCCTGTTCGTGATTGAAGAAGTGATTGGACAATGGACGGCAGGGGTTCTGGGCTCGATTGTCCTCTCCGCGGTCTCTGCTGTGGTCGTCGCCCGCCAGTTCTGGGGAGCGCAACCGATGTTCCGCATCCCGTCGATCGATGTCCGTGACCCACGTGAACTCTTGGCTTACGCGGTCCTGGGCATCGTAGGTGGGCTTGCATCGCTGATCTTCGCGAAGGCGCTCGGCTACCTTCGTCCCGCGCTGCGTAACCAACCACAATGGTCTCAGATGATCCAACCTGCGCTCGCGGGCGTTGTCGTCGGAGCGATTGGATATTTTGGGTTTCCGCAGGTGATGGGTGCGGGGTATGGTGCGATCGATCTTGCCATGCATGGACAGTTCGCTTTCAAGATGCTCCTCCTGCTTGCTTTGTTCAAGATCATAGCGACGACCCTGTCTTTCTCCAGTGGAACGCCGGGCGGCATGTTTGCTCCCACTCTTTTTGTCGGAGCGATGCTGGGGGCGTCTGTCGGGCAGGCCGAGCATCTGCTCTTTCCACATCTCACGGGTTCGAGTGGCTCGTACGCTCTGGTTGGCATGGGTGTGCTCTTTGCCGCATTCCTGCGCGCGCCTCTTACCTCTGTCTTCATGGTCCTGGAGGTAAGCGGCAACTACTCGATCATTCTTCCCGTCATCCTTGCGAATACGATCGCTTACCTCATCTCGCGTAGTTTGCAGCCGATTCCCATCTTCGAACTCTTTACGCATCAAGACGGCCTCTACCTGCCTTCCATGGAGGAGCAGCGTGAGGAAAGCGATCTTCGCTTCGAGGATGCTCTCCAACCGGCTGCTGTTCCGATTCTGCAAGGTTCCGACACCATGTGGAACGTGAAGAAGGTGTTGGAACAAAATCAAGAAGCCGCCGCCGCGCCCGCTGTCCTGATCCAGTGCAGTGACTCCACCTGGTATGCGGCGAATCAGAAAGAGTTGCGAGATTGGGCATTGGAGATCGACGAAGAAGACAAGCCAGGCGCGCATGTCTTGCTTCAGGAGCGCGCAGGAACCGAGAGAACGCCGCTGATCTTTCCTGACCAGCCACTCTCGAATGCATTGCCACACTTCCGGCGTTGGCCGATCCTTCCCGTCTCGAATCGCGCGATGCGGGGTGCTTTGGAAGGCGTGCTCTCGCTCGACGATGTCTTGAAACGCTATCAACGGAGTGGCGGCCACTAA
- a CDS encoding sulfatase/phosphatase domain-containing protein yields MSETKAQRHTTVSSLQSSTTRRDFLQGSLAIAGTAAVSTVAPTLASAQSKPKRPNLVFFLGEGQRADALSIAGHPLLNTPNHDRIGREGARFSNAFCTNALCAPARATALTGMYSRSTGALDNTRAHIPMASDIPLFTEILQKEGYEVAILGKTHTRNGMEERNWDYYFGHNDPGNDYANPLFKEGRKGKIGPQKRYEGVYPDDLTTDRAIAWMEEDRGEKPFCILIWFVAPHEPFFRARRHADLYNGTAIPKPETFDDDLKGYPGKPKSFVDAENKLGTTSTHVACGSLEGVAKDYYAGLVAVDENIGRVFGYLEKKGILDDTAILHSSDHGYFLGEWRLFDKRLMHEPSLRVPFQVRYPRRIPLGTVREEMVLDTDIAPTLLDLAGVPVPPHMQGKSVLPLAKKRDPEFRKEWYYEYYEWPNPEKVAPHRGIRTEQYKLIQYVLDPSEGELYDLHADPGERNNLYGKAQYAALQAHLSERLIALRTAIPEHIEAGKG; encoded by the coding sequence ATGTCGGAAACCAAAGCACAACGTCATACGACAGTGTCGTCGCTCCAAAGCTCCACGACAAGGCGGGACTTTCTGCAGGGCTCACTCGCGATCGCGGGAACAGCCGCAGTCTCCACGGTAGCGCCCACACTGGCAAGCGCGCAGAGCAAACCGAAGCGGCCGAACCTGGTCTTCTTTTTAGGGGAGGGACAAAGGGCGGACGCACTTTCGATCGCCGGGCATCCCCTGCTCAATACGCCAAACCATGATCGCATCGGGCGCGAGGGAGCTCGCTTTAGCAACGCGTTTTGCACGAATGCGCTGTGTGCCCCCGCGCGTGCCACTGCGCTTACGGGAATGTATTCTCGCTCGACCGGTGCCCTTGACAATACCAGGGCGCATATTCCCATGGCATCTGACATTCCCTTGTTCACTGAGATCTTGCAGAAGGAGGGGTACGAGGTCGCCATCCTGGGGAAGACCCATACGCGGAATGGAATGGAGGAGAGGAACTGGGACTACTATTTCGGCCACAATGATCCTGGCAACGACTACGCAAACCCCCTCTTCAAGGAGGGACGCAAAGGGAAGATCGGCCCGCAAAAGCGGTACGAAGGGGTGTATCCGGATGACCTGACCACGGACCGCGCGATTGCCTGGATGGAGGAAGATCGCGGGGAGAAGCCCTTCTGCATTCTGATCTGGTTTGTCGCGCCGCATGAGCCGTTCTTTCGTGCTCGCCGGCATGCCGATCTCTACAACGGCACGGCCATTCCCAAGCCCGAAACGTTCGATGACGATCTCAAGGGGTACCCAGGCAAGCCGAAGAGTTTTGTCGATGCGGAGAACAAGCTTGGCACGACTTCGACCCACGTAGCCTGTGGATCTCTCGAAGGGGTCGCGAAGGACTACTACGCAGGACTGGTCGCGGTCGATGAGAATATTGGACGGGTCTTCGGCTATCTCGAGAAGAAGGGAATCCTCGATGACACCGCCATTCTGCACTCCTCCGACCATGGATACTTCCTGGGGGAGTGGCGTCTCTTCGACAAGCGTCTGATGCACGAGCCGTCGCTGCGGGTCCCCTTCCAGGTGCGCTATCCACGGCGCATCCCTTTGGGGACCGTGCGTGAGGAGATGGTCTTGGATACCGATATCGCGCCGACACTGCTTGATCTGGCAGGTGTTCCTGTTCCCCCGCACATGCAGGGCAAGAGCGTTCTACCCCTGGCGAAGAAGCGGGACCCGGAGTTCCGCAAGGAGTGGTACTACGAGTATTACGAGTGGCCCAATCCGGAGAAGGTCGCTCCCCATCGGGGCATTCGGACGGAGCAGTACAAGCTCATCCAGTATGTTCTCGATCCTTCGGAGGGGGAACTCTACGATTTGCATGCCGACCCGGGGGAACGAAACAATTTGTACGGCAAAGCGCAATACGCTGCGCTGCAGGCTCACCTTTCGGAGCGTTTGATTGCTTTGCGGACGGCGATTCCGGAGCACATAGAGGCAGGCAAGGGATAG
- a CDS encoding TetR/AcrR family transcriptional regulator, with translation MTRTTTTRKDVLQEFRRTEILAAAAKVFGEKGYEATHMMDVAEAAGLAKGTLYLYFPSKDAIYEATLRAAVSELQILTEDHIGRETDFAGKLAAFVRVRIAFWSEKQSLYRVIVSLGREAHNQKRSIALQRKVVEYLTQLFRRASAAGEIPEQDFEAAAWATMDAIRGVNERRVYSEGNTTEHDTRFLTEFLLNAVGWRSVQGGPQ, from the coding sequence ATGACACGCACCACGACAACCCGGAAGGATGTCCTGCAAGAGTTCCGGCGGACAGAGATTCTCGCCGCGGCGGCGAAGGTATTCGGCGAAAAAGGCTATGAGGCCACGCACATGATGGATGTGGCGGAGGCAGCCGGACTCGCGAAGGGAACGCTGTATCTCTACTTTCCCTCAAAAGACGCAATCTACGAAGCGACGCTCCGGGCTGCAGTCAGCGAATTACAGATCCTGACGGAGGATCATATTGGACGCGAGACGGATTTTGCCGGCAAGCTCGCGGCGTTTGTGCGGGTGCGGATTGCGTTCTGGAGCGAGAAGCAGTCGCTCTACCGGGTGATTGTGAGTCTTGGGCGAGAGGCGCACAACCAGAAGCGCAGCATCGCGCTGCAGCGGAAGGTGGTTGAATATCTGACGCAGCTCTTCCGAAGGGCGTCGGCGGCCGGCGAGATTCCGGAGCAGGACTTTGAGGCGGCTGCCTGGGCCACGATGGACGCCATCCGGGGTGTGAATGAGCGCCGAGTCTACTCTGAGGGCAATACGACGGAGCATGACACGCGGTTTCTCACGGAATTTCTGCTGAATGCGGTGGGGTGGCGCTCGGTCCAGGGCGGACCACAATAG